From a region of the Deinococcus metallilatus genome:
- the ctaD gene encoding cytochrome c oxidase subunit I, with protein sequence MVQASRELRERWEPPAGLAALLGSIDHKVIGVRYIFTAFMFFLLGGILALLIRLQLAFPEERLLSPEAYNQIFTMHGTTMIFLFSTPILFGLGNYFVPLLIGARDMAFPRANSLSYWVYLFGGLFLYSSFLIGRAPDGGWFSYVPLTTRQYSPGPGLDFWSLGLLFLGIATTIGAANFIVTILKLRAPGMSISRIPLFCWTLLATSFTVIFAMPILNAANLLLELQRQLGWHFFDPAYGGHPLLWQHLFWLFGHPDVYIIVLPAFGIISEVIAAFARRPVVAFVLVAMASVATAIIGFGVWVHHMFAVGMSPLATSFFSAASFVIGVPAGLQMFAWISTLLTGRVWLTTPLRFVIGALVIFVVGGLSGVMFPLIAFDRQVTDSYFIVAHFHYVLIGGMLFPLFAGLYYWLPKITGRLLDEWWGTFTFWLIFVGFNLTFFPMHIQGLLGMPRRIYTYQHGLGWDNLNLLETIGAGLLGLGVLMFILNFWLSLRSGQRAGPNPWGAGTLEWATPSPPPPYNFRTLPLVRGAYPLWDAERLGVGLWDANDPTSAWEHQTLASDLLTAEPQDKVPLPRYSYVPLGLALSILLICVGALIPWVWLMVVGGVGAITAIFLWMRPVLEQPEQATERQRSDPHALPRWGLILLVLTEAALFGALVASWYFLQVNAPLWPPNGVRLPELTLPLVATVLLLASSVTVIFAGRGLRRGHRGRSLLGIVATIVLGAAFLGLQIYEFMHAEFTPTAHAYGSLWFTLLGLHGLHVLIGLLLLLAVLYWLRRGYFDKDRHTTVHTVSLYWHFVDAVWLILILPAVYLSPYLGVH encoded by the coding sequence ATGGTACAGGCATCCAGGGAATTACGGGAACGCTGGGAGCCGCCCGCCGGGCTGGCCGCCCTGCTGGGCAGCATCGACCACAAGGTCATCGGCGTGCGCTACATCTTCACGGCCTTCATGTTCTTTCTGCTGGGCGGCATCCTGGCGCTGCTGATACGGCTGCAACTCGCCTTTCCCGAAGAGCGGCTGCTCAGCCCGGAGGCCTACAACCAGATTTTCACCATGCACGGCACGACGATGATCTTTCTCTTCTCCACGCCGATCCTGTTCGGCCTGGGGAATTATTTCGTGCCGCTGCTGATCGGGGCGCGCGACATGGCCTTTCCGCGCGCCAACTCACTGAGCTACTGGGTCTACCTGTTCGGCGGCCTCTTTCTGTACAGCAGCTTTCTGATCGGGCGGGCGCCGGATGGCGGATGGTTCTCCTACGTGCCGCTCACCACCCGGCAGTATTCGCCGGGGCCGGGGCTGGATTTCTGGTCGCTGGGGCTGCTGTTCCTGGGGATCGCCACCACCATCGGCGCGGCGAATTTCATCGTGACGATCCTGAAGCTGCGGGCGCCGGGCATGAGCATCTCGCGCATCCCGCTGTTCTGCTGGACGCTGCTCGCCACGTCCTTCACGGTGATTTTCGCCATGCCGATCCTGAACGCCGCGAACCTGCTGCTCGAACTTCAGCGGCAGCTCGGCTGGCATTTCTTCGACCCGGCGTACGGCGGGCATCCGCTGCTGTGGCAGCACCTCTTCTGGCTGTTCGGGCACCCGGACGTGTACATCATCGTGCTGCCCGCCTTCGGGATCATCTCGGAGGTGATCGCGGCCTTCGCGCGGCGCCCGGTCGTGGCATTCGTGCTGGTGGCGATGGCCTCGGTGGCGACCGCGATCATCGGGTTCGGCGTCTGGGTCCACCACATGTTCGCGGTGGGGATGTCGCCGCTCGCCACCAGCTTCTTCAGCGCGGCGTCCTTCGTGATCGGGGTGCCCGCCGGATTGCAGATGTTCGCCTGGATTTCCACGCTGCTGACCGGGCGGGTCTGGCTGACGACGCCGCTGCGCTTCGTGATCGGGGCGCTGGTCATTTTCGTGGTGGGGGGCCTCTCGGGCGTGATGTTCCCGCTGATCGCCTTCGACCGCCAGGTGACCGACAGCTACTTCATAGTGGCGCACTTTCATTATGTGCTGATCGGCGGGATGCTCTTTCCGCTGTTCGCGGGGCTGTACTACTGGCTGCCCAAGATCACCGGGAGATTGCTGGACGAATGGTGGGGCACCTTCACCTTCTGGCTGATCTTCGTCGGCTTCAACCTCACCTTCTTCCCGATGCACATCCAGGGCCTCCTGGGCATGCCCCGGCGCATCTACACCTATCAGCACGGGCTGGGCTGGGACAACCTCAACCTGCTGGAAACCATCGGGGCGGGCCTCCTGGGGCTGGGCGTGCTGATGTTCATCCTGAACTTCTGGCTCAGCCTGCGGAGTGGGCAGCGCGCCGGGCCGAACCCCTGGGGCGCGGGGACGCTGGAATGGGCCACCCCCTCCCCGCCGCCGCCCTACAACTTCCGCACGCTGCCGCTGGTGCGCGGCGCCTATCCCCTGTGGGACGCCGAGCGTCTGGGCGTGGGGCTGTGGGACGCGAACGACCCCACCAGCGCCTGGGAACACCAGACCCTCGCCTCCGACCTGCTGACCGCCGAGCCGCAGGACAAGGTGCCGCTGCCGCGCTATTCCTACGTGCCGCTGGGTCTGGCCCTGTCCATCCTGCTGATCTGCGTCGGCGCGCTGATCCCCTGGGTGTGGCTGATGGTGGTGGGGGGCGTGGGGGCCATCACGGCCATCTTCCTGTGGATGCGCCCGGTCCTCGAACAACCGGAGCAGGCCACCGAGCGGCAGCGGAGCGACCCGCACGCCCTGCCGCGCTGGGGCCTGATCCTGCTGGTGCTGACCGAGGCGGCGCTCTTCGGCGCGCTGGTCGCGTCGTGGTACTTCCTCCAGGTGAACGCGCCGCTGTGGCCGCCCAACGGGGTCCGGTTGCCGGAACTCACGCTGCCGCTGGTGGCGACGGTGCTGCTGCTGGCGAGTTCGGTCACGGTGATTTTCGCGGGGCGGGGCCTGCGCCGGGGGCACCGGGGGCGCTCGCTGCTGGGGATCGTGGCGACCATCGTTCTCGGCGCGGCCTTCCTGGGCCTCCAGATTTACGAGTTCATGCACGCGGAATTCACCCCCACCGCCCACGCCTACGGCTCGCTGTGGTTCACGCTGCTGGGGCTGCACGGCCTGCACGTGTTGATCGGGCTGTTGCTGCTGCTGGCGGTGCTGTACTGGCTGCGGCGCGGGTACTTCGACAAGGACCGGCATACCACCGTCCATACCGTCAGCCTGTACTGGCACTTCGTGGACGCCGTGTGGCTGATCCTGATCCTGCCCGCCGTCTACCTCTCGCCGTACCTGGGGGTCCACTGA
- the coxB gene encoding cytochrome c oxidase subunit II, with product MRRFIRPHLAFGGLVGTLAPPALASPSALAPAGPDAARVALWWWIMFAIACVVFVVVVALLIYALARRRGQGAFHRPLPPQQERRWFSFVVIAGGIVPAVTLSTVMGVNVYGERRAAQEAAQPRLTIQVIGHQWWWEVYYPRGGFSTANEIHVPVGQPVELKLTTADVIHSFWVPQLSPKYDLIPGQTNTLTLTAQRAGTYRGQCAEYCGLQHAHMALVVVADAPQDYDAWAARQVQPAANPPAGSVTFQGQQLFQGSACVYCHAIRGTDASSRLGPDLTHLASRLTIGAGTLRNNYGNLAGWVVNAQAVKPGNKMPPMYLSSGELKALMTYLESLQ from the coding sequence ATGAGAAGGTTTATCCGTCCTCACCTCGCCTTCGGTGGACTCGTGGGGACCCTCGCCCCACCTGCCCTCGCCTCGCCCTCGGCCCTGGCGCCTGCCGGACCCGATGCCGCGCGCGTGGCGCTGTGGTGGTGGATCATGTTCGCCATCGCCTGCGTGGTGTTCGTGGTGGTGGTCGCGCTGCTGATCTACGCGCTGGCACGGCGGCGGGGGCAGGGAGCCTTTCACCGTCCGCTGCCGCCCCAGCAGGAGCGGCGCTGGTTCAGCTTCGTGGTGATCGCGGGCGGGATCGTCCCGGCGGTCACGCTCAGCACCGTGATGGGCGTCAACGTGTACGGCGAGCGCCGGGCCGCGCAGGAGGCCGCGCAGCCGCGCCTGACCATCCAGGTGATCGGGCACCAGTGGTGGTGGGAGGTGTACTACCCACGCGGGGGCTTCAGCACCGCCAACGAGATTCACGTGCCGGTTGGGCAGCCGGTCGAACTCAAGCTCACCACCGCCGACGTGATCCACTCCTTCTGGGTGCCGCAGCTCAGCCCCAAGTACGACCTGATTCCGGGGCAGACCAATACCCTGACCCTCACCGCGCAGCGGGCGGGCACGTACCGGGGCCAGTGCGCCGAATACTGCGGCCTGCAACACGCCCACATGGCCCTGGTGGTGGTGGCCGACGCGCCCCAGGACTACGACGCCTGGGCCGCCCGCCAGGTTCAGCCCGCCGCGAATCCCCCGGCGGGCAGCGTCACCTTTCAGGGGCAGCAGCTTTTCCAGGGGTCGGCCTGCGTGTACTGCCACGCCATCCGCGGCACCGACGCCAGCAGCCGCCTGGGACCGGACCTCACGCACCTGGCGTCCCGCCTGACCATCGGGGCCGGGACGCTGCGGAACAACTACGGCAACCTGGCGGGGTGGGTGGTGAATGCCCAGGCGGTGAAGCCGGGCAACAAGATGCCGCCGATGTACCTCTCCAGCGGCGAACTCAAGGCCCTGATGACCTACCTGGAGTCGCTGCAATAA